In a genomic window of Halobiforma lacisalsi AJ5:
- a CDS encoding acyl-CoA mutase large subunit family protein — MFDQGDLEGIREERERWEAETLEPVLEAHGERQDRFATVSNHEVDRLYTPADIADLDFEEDLGFPGEPPYTRGPYPTMYRGRTWTMRQFAGFGTAEETNERFHYLIDEGQTGLSTAFDMPSLMGIDSDHPMSEGEVGKEGVAVDTLRDMEILFDGIDIGEVSTSFTINPSAPVIYAMYIALADQQGVPREEVRGTLQNDMLKEFIAQKEWVIPPRPSLDIVTDTIEFAVEETPKFHPVSISGYHIREAGSTAAQEAAFTLADGFAYVEDCLERGLDVDEFAPLLSFFFNSHNSIFEEIAKFRAARRIYARVMEDWYGAEKAESKRMKFHTQTAGQSLTAQQPLNNIVRVTIQALAGVLGGTQSLHTNSFDEALALPSEKAVRVALRTQQIIAEESGAADIVDPMGGSFAIEKLTNEMEAEIMAYIEEIKENGDGSVRDGVLDGIDQGYFQREIQESSYEYQQRVERGEEVVVGVNEYTIEEDTSPEILHIDETTRDRQLERLEEVKEERDDEEVDATLEALSDAIEADENVMPYVVDAVKAYATMGEIMQVFEDYHGAYREELSPV; from the coding sequence ATGTTCGATCAAGGAGACCTCGAAGGAATCCGCGAGGAACGGGAACGGTGGGAAGCGGAGACGCTGGAGCCCGTCCTCGAGGCCCACGGGGAGCGCCAGGATCGGTTCGCGACCGTATCGAATCACGAGGTAGACCGCCTCTACACGCCGGCGGACATCGCGGACCTGGACTTCGAGGAGGATCTGGGATTCCCGGGCGAACCGCCGTACACGCGGGGACCGTACCCGACGATGTACCGCGGTCGAACGTGGACGATGCGGCAGTTCGCCGGGTTCGGGACCGCCGAGGAAACCAACGAGCGGTTCCACTACCTGATCGACGAGGGCCAGACCGGGCTCTCGACGGCGTTCGACATGCCGTCGCTGATGGGGATCGACTCCGACCACCCGATGAGCGAGGGCGAGGTCGGCAAGGAAGGGGTTGCCGTCGACACCCTGCGCGACATGGAGATCCTGTTCGACGGGATCGACATCGGCGAGGTGTCGACCTCCTTCACCATCAACCCCTCCGCGCCGGTCATCTACGCGATGTACATCGCGCTGGCCGACCAGCAGGGCGTCCCCCGCGAGGAGGTCCGGGGAACCCTCCAGAACGACATGCTCAAGGAGTTCATCGCTCAGAAGGAGTGGGTGATTCCGCCCCGGCCCTCGCTGGACATCGTCACCGACACGATCGAGTTCGCCGTCGAGGAGACGCCGAAGTTCCACCCCGTCTCGATCTCGGGCTACCACATCCGCGAGGCCGGGTCGACGGCCGCACAGGAGGCCGCGTTCACCCTCGCTGACGGGTTCGCCTACGTCGAAGACTGTCTCGAGCGCGGCCTCGACGTCGACGAGTTCGCGCCGCTGCTTTCGTTCTTCTTCAACTCCCACAACTCCATCTTCGAGGAGATCGCGAAGTTCCGCGCCGCCCGTCGCATCTACGCCCGCGTCATGGAGGACTGGTACGGCGCCGAGAAGGCCGAGTCAAAGCGGATGAAGTTCCACACCCAGACCGCGGGCCAGTCGCTGACGGCCCAGCAGCCGCTGAACAACATCGTCCGCGTGACCATCCAGGCGCTTGCCGGCGTCCTCGGCGGCACCCAGTCGCTTCACACCAACAGCTTCGACGAGGCGCTCGCGCTCCCCAGCGAGAAGGCGGTCCGCGTCGCGCTTCGCACGCAGCAGATCATCGCCGAGGAGTCCGGCGCGGCCGACATCGTCGACCCGATGGGCGGGAGCTTCGCCATCGAGAAACTCACCAACGAGATGGAGGCCGAGATCATGGCCTACATCGAGGAGATCAAGGAGAACGGCGACGGCTCCGTCCGCGACGGCGTCCTCGACGGGATCGACCAGGGGTACTTCCAGCGCGAGATCCAGGAATCGAGCTACGAGTACCAGCAACGCGTCGAACGCGGCGAGGAAGTCGTCGTCGGCGTCAACGAGTACACGATCGAGGAGGACACCTCGCCCGAGATCCTCCACATCGATGAGACCACTCGCGACCGCCAGCTCGAGCGCCTCGAGGAGGTCAAGGAGGAACGCGACGACGAGGAGGTCGACGCGACGCTCGAGGCGCTGTCGGACGCGATCGAAGCGGACGAGAACGTAATGCCGTACGTGGTCGACGCCGTGAAAGCCTACGCGACGATGGGTGAGATCATGCAGGTCTTCGAGGACTACCACGGCGCGTACCGGGAGGAACTGAGCCCGGTCTGA
- a CDS encoding TAXI family TRAP transporter solute-binding subunit — MSYGSSDRRRFLTVVAVTGTMGVAGCIGDEEVDPEEEDPLDEDDDDGAGGGDTDEDREHHIDVGTSAGGTMDVGLAVEQGVAEESDMLSYSTVESPGYVGSTYRMNEDAFDAAYIDTNTMNKAQQEVDMFAEDPVDQLPWQGMTAFPYSIYMMARDGTGIETFDDLAGASVYPAEPGYSTRATTLDVFEQDPIADVYDEMEIVDADVADAPGLMEEEQIDAAIAYGTPGVGNTGWVVEYDARVDVHYVQHTDALIEAIEGFPGAGLSIYDDDPAETFAWDQDIDTDEIAAWDLTVTVAFHPETPDEAAYELCRVGGEHGDTIRGAEERFTPEGPEDLVQGALEEYPFHPGAAQYYQDEGVWDDENWVVGDRDQVGEYFG, encoded by the coding sequence ATGTCATATGGTAGTTCGGACCGACGACGGTTCCTGACGGTCGTGGCCGTTACGGGGACCATGGGGGTAGCAGGGTGTATTGGCGACGAAGAAGTCGACCCGGAAGAGGAGGATCCGCTCGACGAGGACGACGACGACGGTGCCGGCGGCGGCGATACGGACGAGGATCGCGAGCATCACATCGACGTCGGGACGTCGGCCGGTGGGACGATGGACGTCGGCCTCGCGGTCGAACAGGGCGTCGCCGAAGAGAGCGACATGCTCAGCTACTCGACGGTCGAGAGCCCTGGGTACGTCGGCTCGACGTACCGGATGAACGAGGACGCCTTCGACGCCGCGTACATCGACACCAACACGATGAACAAGGCCCAGCAGGAGGTGGACATGTTCGCCGAGGACCCGGTCGACCAGCTCCCCTGGCAGGGGATGACGGCGTTCCCCTACAGTATCTACATGATGGCCCGCGACGGAACGGGGATCGAGACGTTCGACGACCTCGCCGGTGCGAGCGTTTACCCGGCGGAACCGGGGTACTCGACCCGTGCGACGACGCTCGACGTCTTCGAACAGGATCCGATCGCCGACGTCTACGACGAGATGGAGATCGTGGACGCCGACGTCGCCGACGCGCCGGGCCTGATGGAGGAAGAGCAGATCGACGCGGCGATCGCCTACGGGACGCCCGGCGTCGGGAACACCGGCTGGGTCGTCGAGTACGACGCCCGGGTCGACGTCCACTACGTCCAGCATACGGATGCACTGATCGAGGCGATCGAGGGGTTCCCCGGGGCCGGCCTGTCGATCTACGACGACGATCCGGCAGAGACGTTCGCCTGGGACCAGGATATCGATACCGACGAGATCGCCGCCTGGGACCTCACGGTTACCGTCGCGTTCCATCCGGAAACCCCGGACGAGGCAGCCTACGAACTGTGTCGCGTCGGCGGCGAACACGGCGACACTATCCGTGGTGCAGAGGAACGGTTCACTCCCGAGGGCCCCGAGGACCTCGTTCAGGGAGCGCTCGAGGAGTATCCGTTCCATCCCGGTGCGGCCCAGTACTACCAGGATGAGGGCGTCTGGGACGACGAGAACTGGGTCGTCGGCGACCGGGACCAGGTCGGGGAGTACTTCGGCTAG
- a CDS encoding TRAP transporter permease encodes MSTETASHEPSTGRDRLSVTALDYAVTAGALVLWAIVLWWAWTQGISRAQYGVLFLGAVLSVYVIEEIKESVEKEDYVDLLILVACGAVMVVATVYIYTDFDAFYIRRQGWAPDHEYRLAWLVIAVILYLTWRSYGNVFLALIGGAMLYAMYGYYVPGLFGHSGLDTIHMLQMLITDLAGFYGSLTQLTAAWIAPFLLYAGLLFAFGAFDLILRLAIVSARYIESGVAQTAVLSSAIIGSINGSYAANAGMTGSFTIPTMMDAGLSGRTAAGIEGTASTSGQVLPPVMGASAFVMASMLGIPYWNIIVAGLIPAGILVASILVAVHYTSINEIGEQEMDFQDYFDEEMTRNDKLVQGVRFGVPFAVLLFTLGYLQYTVMTSALYTIVMMVTLGIGMPVVRSGYEVVARSDRPTYVDDVGGLWSSQWWTRGRVRPVLRSVGGRGPIGAVVGVGRSIRRFRPVDTFLDEVRNAVHGFRRGAVILAPIAIILAAVNGVVDLLMTTGVPSRIAIMLMQLSGGILLIAVLFGMGVCIIMGVGMPTVAAYVIVSTLVAPTFVNVFEVPELAAHFMVFYAAVMAGVTPPVAIAVVVASGIAGSNFWRSCGTAITIAAPLFVLPISFIYHPEIVSTAIDPQSMFSGVRILFGAFAIIYGLNYAFGIRRRFAFPLRFGLFWLGAFIMVYPGWMLQLAGIAVFAVVFVGEKYVANGHALPLPSAIER; translated from the coding sequence ATGAGCACCGAAACGGCGAGCCACGAACCGAGCACCGGGCGGGATCGATTGAGCGTTACCGCACTCGACTACGCCGTCACGGCGGGTGCACTCGTGCTCTGGGCGATCGTTCTCTGGTGGGCCTGGACCCAGGGGATCAGTCGCGCCCAGTACGGAGTGTTGTTCCTCGGCGCCGTCCTGTCGGTATACGTCATCGAGGAAATCAAAGAGTCGGTCGAGAAGGAAGACTACGTCGACCTGTTGATACTCGTCGCCTGCGGGGCCGTGATGGTCGTCGCGACCGTCTACATCTACACGGACTTCGACGCGTTCTACATCCGCCGCCAGGGGTGGGCACCCGATCACGAGTACCGTCTCGCCTGGCTCGTGATCGCGGTGATCCTCTATCTCACCTGGCGCTCCTACGGTAACGTCTTCCTCGCGCTCATCGGCGGCGCGATGCTGTACGCGATGTACGGCTACTACGTCCCTGGTCTGTTCGGCCACAGTGGGCTGGACACGATCCACATGCTGCAGATGCTGATCACGGATCTTGCCGGCTTCTACGGCTCCTTGACACAACTTACGGCAGCGTGGATCGCACCGTTCCTGCTGTATGCGGGACTCCTGTTCGCGTTCGGAGCGTTCGACCTGATACTGCGGTTGGCCATCGTCAGTGCGAGGTACATCGAGTCCGGCGTCGCCCAGACCGCGGTGCTATCGAGCGCGATCATCGGCTCGATCAACGGGAGTTATGCCGCGAACGCCGGGATGACCGGGTCGTTCACCATCCCGACCATGATGGACGCTGGACTCTCCGGCCGCACCGCCGCGGGGATCGAAGGCACCGCCTCGACGTCCGGCCAGGTGCTTCCGCCGGTCATGGGCGCGTCGGCGTTCGTCATGGCGTCGATGCTCGGAATTCCGTACTGGAACATCATCGTGGCCGGACTCATTCCGGCCGGCATCCTCGTCGCGAGCATCCTCGTGGCGGTCCACTACACGTCGATCAACGAGATCGGCGAACAGGAGATGGACTTCCAGGACTACTTCGACGAGGAGATGACCCGAAACGACAAACTCGTACAGGGGGTCCGGTTCGGCGTTCCCTTCGCCGTTCTCCTCTTCACCCTGGGATACCTTCAGTACACGGTCATGACGTCGGCCCTGTATACGATCGTTATGATGGTCACGCTCGGGATCGGAATGCCGGTGGTTCGATCGGGGTACGAGGTCGTCGCTCGATCGGACCGACCGACCTACGTCGACGATGTCGGCGGCCTCTGGTCCTCCCAGTGGTGGACTCGAGGACGCGTCCGACCGGTCCTCCGATCCGTTGGAGGTCGCGGGCCGATCGGCGCGGTTGTCGGGGTCGGACGATCGATCCGGCGGTTCCGTCCCGTCGATACCTTCCTCGACGAGGTCCGGAACGCGGTCCACGGCTTCCGTCGCGGCGCGGTGATCCTCGCGCCGATCGCGATCATCCTCGCGGCGGTCAACGGCGTCGTCGACCTCCTGATGACGACCGGGGTCCCTTCGCGGATCGCGATCATGTTGATGCAGCTGTCGGGGGGGATTCTGCTCATCGCAGTGCTGTTCGGAATGGGCGTCTGTATCATCATGGGGGTCGGGATGCCGACGGTCGCGGCGTACGTCATCGTCTCGACGCTGGTCGCACCGACGTTCGTCAACGTCTTCGAGGTGCCCGAACTGGCGGCGCACTTCATGGTGTTCTACGCCGCGGTGATGGCCGGCGTGACGCCGCCGGTCGCGATCGCCGTCGTCGTCGCCTCGGGGATCGCGGGCTCGAACTTCTGGCGCTCCTGTGGGACGGCGATCACGATCGCCGCACCCCTCTTCGTGTTGCCGATCTCGTTCATCTACCACCCCGAGATCGTCTCGACGGCGATCGATCCGCAGTCCATGTTCAGCGGTGTACGGATCCTCTTCGGCGCGTTCGCGATCATCTACGGCCTCAACTACGCCTTCGGGATCCGGCGTCGGTTCGCGTTCCCGCTTCGGTTCGGCCTGTTCTGGCTCGGGGCCTTCATCATGGTCTACCCGGGATGGATGCTCCAACTGGCCGGTATCGCCGTCTTCGCCGTCGTCTTCGTCGGTGAGAAGTACGTCGCCAACGGGCACGCGCTCCCGCTGCCCTCGGCGATCGAACGGTGA
- a CDS encoding hydroxyacid dehydrogenase — protein sequence MSDTTWELLLPAEIDPAGPERVSEFTATTSIDEYEDRDALLEDVDRFDAIITRTERIDRELIERASSLEIVSKHGVGVDNIDVEAATERGVIVSNTPGVNSRAVAEHAITLLLAVRRRLREADAAVRGGGWDDHDVATDQLLGDVLGLFGCGDIGLEVADLATGLGMDPLTYDPYVDEGTLPAGVSTVQDPGELFERADAVSVHTPLTPETRGAVGENELAALGPDGLLINTARAEIVDRDALGAALEDGTLAGAGLDVFSPEPPGRDHPLLPFDNVVATPHVGAQTTEALRDASLEAAANVRTVYEGGVPESAINGDAF from the coding sequence ATGTCCGATACCACGTGGGAGCTTCTCCTCCCCGCAGAGATCGATCCGGCCGGACCGGAACGGGTCTCGGAGTTCACTGCGACCACGAGCATCGACGAATACGAGGACCGTGACGCGCTCCTCGAGGACGTCGACCGTTTCGACGCGATCATTACGCGTACCGAACGGATCGACCGGGAACTGATCGAGCGGGCCTCGAGCCTCGAGATCGTTTCCAAACACGGCGTCGGCGTCGACAACATCGACGTCGAGGCGGCGACCGAACGCGGCGTGATCGTCAGCAACACGCCCGGCGTCAACTCGCGCGCGGTCGCCGAGCACGCGATCACGCTGTTGCTCGCGGTCAGGCGACGGCTCCGGGAAGCCGACGCGGCCGTTCGCGGGGGCGGATGGGACGATCACGACGTCGCGACCGACCAACTGCTCGGCGACGTACTCGGGCTGTTCGGCTGCGGTGACATCGGCCTCGAGGTCGCCGACCTGGCGACGGGACTGGGGATGGACCCTCTGACGTACGATCCGTACGTCGACGAAGGTACCCTTCCCGCGGGCGTCTCGACCGTCCAGGATCCCGGGGAACTGTTCGAACGGGCCGACGCCGTCTCCGTCCACACGCCGCTGACGCCCGAAACCCGCGGCGCGGTCGGCGAGAACGAACTCGCGGCGCTCGGTCCCGACGGTCTCCTGATCAACACGGCCCGGGCCGAGATCGTTGATCGGGACGCACTCGGCGCGGCCCTCGAGGACGGGACGCTCGCGGGGGCCGGCCTCGACGTATTCTCGCCCGAACCTCCCGGGCGGGACCACCCGCTGCTGCCCTTCGACAATGTCGTCGCCACCCCGCACGTGGGGGCACAGACGACCGAGGCGCTGCGTGACGCCAGTCTCGAGGCGGCGGCGAACGTCCGGACCGTCTACGAGGGCGGCGTGCCCGAGTCGGCGATCAACGGGGACGCGTTCTGA
- a CDS encoding TRAP transporter permease codes for MSTRSATDLQGFRTRLLDNAVTVGALLLWALVLAWSSTRWVGRTQYAILFLGGILIVYLLNEAVESMAAEDYVDLLLLVACGVVMVLATVYIFTNFEDMYIQRQGWALEHEYHLAWMVVAVILYLTWRSYGKVFLALVGGAMLYALYGFMVPGIFSHAGIGTNYMLQMLITDLAGFYGSLTGLTAAWIAPFLLYAGLLFAYGAFDLILRLAIVSAKYIESGVAQTAVLSSAIIGSINGSYAANAGMTGSFTIPTMIDSGLRPRTAAAIEGTASTSGQVLPPVMGASAFVMASFLQTEYINIIIAGLLPAAILVLSIIVAVHYTSIKEVSSQEMHFEDFFDEELTRADKIVEGTRFGVPFVVLIVTLGVYQWTVPTAALWTVAVMVTLGITTPVLQSVYATATGKRPSHVELGESWESGVRSTFRPVRRHAVVDTLIGEIGNTIGGFRRGAVILAPIAIILAAVNGVVDLLMTTGVPSKIALMLMDISGGVLLIAAILGMGVCIVMGIGMPTVAAYVITSTLVAQAFVTDFGVPEVAAHYMVFYAAVMAGVTPPVAIAVVVASGIAESNFWETCATAITIAAPLFVLPLSFIYHPEIVSTSIGTDSLISAGIILLGAFTIIYGLNYPFEFKRKYRIPVRFVLFWLGAFVMVYPGWTAQLAGAAIFALVFFTEKVVTKGWRSPVRTGTN; via the coding sequence ATGAGTACACGATCGGCAACCGATTTGCAAGGATTTAGAACGCGGTTACTCGACAACGCCGTGACCGTGGGAGCGCTGTTGCTGTGGGCCCTCGTCCTCGCCTGGTCTTCCACGCGCTGGGTCGGACGAACGCAGTACGCGATCCTGTTTCTCGGCGGCATCCTCATCGTCTATCTGCTCAACGAGGCTGTCGAGTCGATGGCAGCGGAGGATTACGTCGACCTCCTCCTGTTGGTCGCCTGTGGGGTGGTGATGGTCCTCGCGACGGTCTACATATTCACGAACTTCGAGGATATGTACATCCAGCGCCAGGGCTGGGCCCTCGAGCACGAGTACCACCTGGCGTGGATGGTCGTCGCGGTGATCCTCTATCTCACCTGGCGCTCCTACGGCAAGGTGTTCCTCGCGCTCGTCGGCGGCGCGATGCTGTACGCGCTGTACGGCTTCATGGTTCCCGGGATCTTCAGCCACGCGGGGATCGGGACGAACTACATGCTGCAGATGCTGATCACGGACCTGGCCGGTTTCTATGGCTCGTTGACCGGGCTGACTGCGGCGTGGATCGCGCCGTTCTTGCTGTATGCAGGGCTCCTGTTCGCCTACGGCGCGTTCGATCTCATCCTCCGACTGGCCATCGTCAGTGCGAAGTACATCGAGTCCGGCGTCGCCCAGACCGCGGTGCTGTCGAGTGCGATCATCGGCTCGATCAACGGAAGCTACGCCGCCAACGCCGGGATGACCGGCTCGTTCACCATCCCGACGATGATAGACAGCGGCCTCCGACCGCGGACCGCGGCCGCGATCGAGGGGACTGCCTCGACGTCCGGCCAGGTGCTTCCGCCGGTTATGGGTGCCTCGGCGTTCGTCATGGCCTCGTTCCTCCAGACGGAGTACATCAACATCATTATCGCGGGGCTGTTGCCCGCTGCAATCCTCGTCCTGAGCATCATCGTAGCCGTCCACTACACCTCGATCAAGGAGGTCAGCAGCCAGGAGATGCACTTCGAGGACTTCTTCGACGAGGAACTGACTCGAGCGGACAAGATCGTCGAAGGGACCCGCTTCGGGGTGCCGTTCGTCGTGTTGATCGTCACTCTGGGGGTCTACCAGTGGACAGTTCCGACGGCTGCTCTCTGGACCGTCGCCGTGATGGTCACGCTCGGTATCACGACGCCCGTACTCCAGTCGGTCTACGCGACTGCCACCGGCAAGCGCCCGAGCCACGTCGAGCTCGGCGAGTCGTGGGAAAGCGGCGTCCGGTCGACGTTCAGACCGGTACGTCGTCACGCGGTCGTCGACACGCTGATCGGGGAAATCGGTAACACGATCGGCGGGTTCCGGCGCGGTGCGGTGATCCTCGCGCCGATCGCGATCATCCTCGCAGCGGTCAACGGCGTCGTCGACCTCCTGATGACGACCGGCGTTCCCTCGAAAATCGCCCTGATGCTGATGGACATCTCGGGCGGCGTGCTGTTGATCGCCGCGATCCTGGGGATGGGCGTCTGCATCGTCATGGGCATCGGGATGCCGACGGTCGCGGCGTACGTCATCACCTCGACGCTCGTGGCACAGGCGTTCGTCACGGACTTCGGCGTTCCCGAGGTCGCTGCCCACTACATGGTGTTCTACGCGGCGGTGATGGCCGGCGTCACGCCGCCGGTCGCCATCGCCGTGGTGGTCGCCTCGGGCATCGCGGAGTCCAACTTCTGGGAGACCTGCGCGACCGCAATCACGATCGCCGCGCCGCTTTTCGTCCTCCCGCTGTCGTTCATCTACCACCCCGAGATCGTCTCGACCTCCATCGGGACCGATTCACTGATCTCGGCCGGAATTATCCTGCTGGGCGCGTTCACGATCATCTACGGCCTCAACTACCCGTTCGAGTTCAAGCGTAAGTACCGGATTCCGGTACGATTCGTGCTGTTCTGGCTCGGTGCCTTCGTGATGGTCTACCCCGGCTGGACCGCACAACTCGCCGGCGCGGCGATCTTCGCCCTCGTCTTCTTCACCGAGAAGGTCGTGACGAAAGGCTGGCGTAGCCCCGTGAGAACCGGCACGAACTAA
- a CDS encoding TAXI family TRAP transporter solute-binding subunit translates to MAADNISRRRVLQSGAALGALGLAGCTGNEGGPFRMGTSTGGTMDVGLAFEQAVSEHSDDVEYSTIESPGYVGTARRLDAGEMDGGIVDTNTMAKAMNGEDMFADDPIDTVPWQGFLGFPYSIYLVAREDTDIETFDDLAGASVYPAEPGFSTRATTLDVWSMPQVEDVYEEMDIVDAEVDDAPGLMEEGEIDAAIAYGTPGVGHTGFVVEYDARTDVRYVEHTDDLVEAIQEYNGAGYTEYDDVGDDFGWQQDIGTDEVVAWDLEVTFTFHHDAPKDEVYELTRIAHEHGDTVRDAEPRFTPDTLEDLTSSAIADYPFHPGAAEYYQDQGAWNDDWVIGDPDEAGDYN, encoded by the coding sequence ATGGCTGCTGATAACATCAGCCGACGCCGTGTGCTCCAGAGCGGTGCAGCCCTCGGGGCGCTCGGGTTGGCGGGATGTACTGGCAACGAAGGGGGTCCGTTCCGTATGGGCACCTCAACGGGCGGAACGATGGACGTCGGCCTCGCGTTCGAACAGGCCGTCTCCGAACACAGCGACGACGTCGAGTACTCCACGATCGAGAGTCCGGGCTACGTCGGGACTGCTCGTCGCCTGGATGCGGGCGAGATGGACGGCGGGATCGTCGATACCAACACGATGGCCAAGGCGATGAACGGCGAAGACATGTTCGCCGACGACCCGATCGATACGGTCCCGTGGCAGGGCTTCCTCGGGTTCCCGTACAGTATCTACCTCGTCGCCCGCGAGGACACGGACATCGAGACGTTCGACGACCTCGCCGGTGCGAGCGTCTACCCGGCCGAACCCGGCTTCTCCACCCGCGCGACGACGCTCGACGTCTGGTCGATGCCCCAGGTCGAAGACGTCTACGAGGAGATGGACATCGTCGACGCGGAGGTCGACGACGCCCCCGGCCTGATGGAGGAAGGAGAGATCGACGCCGCGATCGCCTACGGGACGCCCGGCGTGGGACACACCGGCTTCGTCGTCGAGTACGACGCACGAACCGACGTCCGCTACGTCGAGCACACCGACGACCTCGTCGAGGCGATCCAGGAGTACAACGGGGCCGGCTACACCGAGTACGACGACGTCGGCGACGACTTCGGCTGGCAACAGGACATCGGCACCGACGAGGTCGTGGCCTGGGACCTCGAGGTCACGTTCACGTTCCACCACGACGCCCCCAAGGACGAAGTCTACGAACTCACCAGAATCGCCCACGAACACGGCGACACCGTTCGCGACGCCGAACCGCGGTTCACACCCGACACGCTCGAGGATCTCACGTCCTCGGCGATCGCGGATTACCCGTTCCACCCCGGCGCGGCCGAGTACTACCAGGACCAGGGTGCCTGGAACGACGACTGGGTCATCGGTGACCCCGACGAAGCAGGCGACTACAACTAA
- a CDS encoding CaiB/BaiF CoA transferase family protein: MTPTGSTTTASSSTPLSGVRVIDCTQMLSGPFATQLLADLGAEIVKIERPDRGDITRSVGPEIGDSGLTAYFASLNRGKRSVELDMSIEDGAAALEALVETADVLVENYRPGTMEKWGLGYEDLRRVNEDLVYCSISGFLEGPYRDLPAFDMVVQALGGSMSITGQADGPPARPGIPIGDICAGMYAVIGITTALYADEGQYIDVPMFEGLVSWLTERAGRTFVTEEPYPRQGTVHPSLAPYRAFETADGWFAVAIGSEDTWQGFCEAIDRPDLADDKRFARNDDRVANRDALAAELVPILERRTNEEWFDLFREHGIPGAPVQDTVEVFEDEHLRESGTLEDLTIDGVELPFPVCPIDFSAAGTRSGHEPPQLGEHSEDVLGEVLPEDALLRVLEGE; the protein is encoded by the coding sequence ATGACACCGACCGGATCGACGACCACCGCTTCGTCCTCAACGCCGCTCTCGGGCGTCCGGGTGATCGACTGCACGCAGATGCTGTCCGGCCCGTTCGCGACGCAGTTGCTCGCCGACCTCGGCGCCGAGATCGTCAAGATCGAACGACCTGACCGGGGCGACATCACCCGGAGCGTCGGTCCCGAGATCGGCGACTCGGGGCTTACCGCCTACTTCGCGTCGCTGAACCGCGGCAAACGAAGCGTGGAACTCGACATGTCCATCGAGGACGGGGCCGCCGCGCTCGAGGCGCTGGTCGAAACCGCGGACGTACTCGTCGAGAACTACCGCCCCGGAACGATGGAGAAGTGGGGGCTGGGGTACGAGGACCTCCGGCGGGTCAACGAAGACCTCGTCTACTGTTCGATCTCTGGGTTCCTCGAGGGACCCTACCGCGACCTGCCGGCGTTCGACATGGTCGTCCAGGCCCTGGGCGGCAGCATGAGTATCACCGGGCAGGCCGACGGCCCGCCGGCCCGGCCGGGGATCCCCATCGGCGACATCTGCGCCGGGATGTACGCCGTCATCGGGATCACGACGGCGCTGTACGCCGACGAAGGGCAGTACATCGACGTGCCGATGTTCGAGGGCCTGGTCTCCTGGCTCACCGAACGCGCCGGGCGGACGTTCGTCACCGAGGAACCCTACCCCCGGCAGGGGACCGTCCACCCCTCGCTCGCCCCGTACCGGGCGTTCGAGACCGCCGACGGCTGGTTCGCCGTCGCCATCGGGAGCGAGGACACCTGGCAGGGCTTCTGCGAGGCCATCGATCGACCCGATCTCGCCGACGACAAACGCTTCGCCCGGAACGACGACCGGGTCGCCAACCGGGACGCGCTGGCGGCCGAACTCGTGCCGATCCTCGAGCGACGGACGAACGAGGAGTGGTTCGACCTGTTCCGCGAACACGGGATCCCGGGCGCACCCGTCCAGGACACGGTCGAGGTCTTCGAGGACGAGCACCTCCGGGAGAGCGGCACACTCGAGGACCTCACGATCGACGGCGTCGAGTTGCCGTTCCCGGTCTGCCCGATCGACTTCTCCGCCGCCGGGACGCGGTCGGGTCACGAACCGCCCCAGCTCGGAGAACACTCCGAGGACGTCCTCGGGGAAGTGCTGCCCGAGGATGCTCTCTTGCGGGTTCTCGAGGGCGAGTGA